The DNA sequence GGGTTGTGTCTGCCCCTCCTACCACAGCGTAATGTGATACAGGTTAAAGGAATATTATTCAAAAAGCGCACAATTTAAAGTTGTCTTGCTCATCGGCAAACATCCACTAATGCATATCAAGCGCAGCACCTCATATGTCTTGTCTctggtagattttttttcctcaaaatgtcCAGCTGTATGTATGACACCTGCTCATGACCACAAAGAGACCCACTGCCATCTACTGACACGGCAGCACTGTTGGAACCAGCAGAGCAGGAATTAACGTTACACAGTTACTACAAGTTGAAATTAAACCCAAACGAACATTCTTATGTACGACcaatgtgttcatgtgtttagACATTGTCTAAAAATGcgtgttttatgtatttattttacacaggCGATAATAATGTCCAAAATGTAAACCACCGACTAGAATTCCAGTAAAACCTTTCAAAGTAAAGTCCAATATGACTTTAATACTGAACctcattaaaaataatatattggATTGAAATGCAGTTGACATCCTGCAGGTGTCATCAGATCACAATGATGTGTACTATATAAAGACACTGTCCATACACTGTATTTATTGGAATGTCAAGACCACTTAAGGAACGCTGGCTTTGAATCCACTAGCTCTACCCTCTCTACAGCAGGGGGGATGGCAGGTGAGCTGTAGGCACAACCAAGCAGGCAGTTTTATGTCTAAAAGACATATAATAGCTGTCAGTAAACAAAGTCTGGGCTAAATTTGGTCTGTCAATGCAAATTTAGTAGACGTCAGTTAActaaatgttcacattttaacCATATTTCTCCAGAATTTGCAATACTGGCTTTCAAGtgagaaattattaaaatgagCATAAGACTTTATTTTAGGAAAAAAGGCAACTTTATGGcacaaaaaggaagagaaagttGCATAAAGAAACCCACTGGATCAGTGCACCTGGTACCACAGACCTTCTtattaacaaataaacaacatatgCCTCTGTATCAGTAGTGGCATGTCAATGCCCAAAGGCATCTGCCGCTGTAACAGCAGCAGATTGTCCATGCAGGACATCATATGCTGCTTAAGCAGCAGTGGATTGTTGGCTGGATCAGGAGTGGCATATGATATTCAATGACATGCTGTTGCATAAGTGAAGCTGCAGCCCTCTCTTATATTACCTGCTGTTGAtttccaaaaataaagattttctgtaaataaagttttatttaataaaatagCCCTAAATCATTGACATATAGGATATCTGAGGCAAGATTGGGGCTAGTCACATATCTGACAGATATACAAAGTCCATGTTTCATCCCCTGAAAGGAACACAACTGAAGCTTACTGAAGTTCTTCTGTCTGACGTGTGAAATAGAGCTCAGTGGGAGTTGTCgttcttactgtgtgtgtgtgtgtgtgtgtgtgtgtgtgtgtgtgtgtgtgtgtgtgtgtgtgtgtgtctgtaggcaGTGGACAGCAGTCTGTGACTGGAGTGGAGAATGCAGATGATGCCAACAGTTACTGGCAGATTCGGGGGAAGCCCAACCTTCCGTGTCAACGCGGGGCTGCCATAAAGTGTGGTCAGGCCATCCGcatcacacacatgaagacTGGACgaaacctccacacacaccacttCAGTTCACCTCTGTCTAATAACCAGGTCAGatagcagcacacacactgtcttttaTACTTGTGTTTTATCATCACCTTGCAaatcttttctccttttctcctttaCCTCCACCTGCCTGTGTCGTTTGCAGGAGGTCAGTGCCTTCGGAGAGAACGGCGAAGGCGACGACCTGGACGTGTGGGCAGTGCAGTGCGACGGCACCTACTGGGAGCGCGATGAGGCTGTGCGCTTCAAACATGTGGGCACAGACGCCTTTCTAAGTGTGACAGGAGAGCAGTATGGCCACCCCATCCGTGGCCAGCGCGAGGTGCATGGCATGAGCTCTCCCAACCAGCACAACTGGTGGCGTTCCATGGAGGGTGTGTTCATTCAGCCCAACATGGAGCCACTGCACCATGATGAGCTCTGATCATCACATGAAGACAGAAAGCATGTTGGTTCCTGTTTATATAGCTCACTTGGACCAAATGTGTGAATGATAGAATAGAATACTTGGCTGATGACTCATCTCTATACATGTGAAGCAGTGTTCTGAGATGAGTAAGATGATGCTAACAGCTTGACTAAGGTCAGAGACACTGTAAAGTCCTGGTCAGAAGTTCACATCCACtcataaagaacatgtacaacatgtcagtcttcagttccagtgatttctacagctctcatgtttctgtgatgaatgagtggAATACAGACTACTTTGTCactaaaacattcataaattcTGCTCTTAAAGCTGAATTTATTATAGGTGTTAAGAATTTGTGTTCCTCttattcatcacagaaacatgagaacTGTAGAAACCAGTTGAACTTTAGAATACTGTGATATATGCATGTTCTTTAACAGTGTTTGGAAACTTTTCACCACAACTGTGTGTAGTGTGGTCTAATGGTCAGATGAGGGAGAAAATACTCTtttgtaagaaaacaaaaaaaaaacaacaacgttTAGCAACTACATGGGGCCACCAGGGGCTCATAAAGAGCAAATTTATTGAAATGTAATTGAATGGTCAGATAAGGGAGAAAATACtcttttgtaaaaacaaaacaaaacaaaaaaaacaaggttcACCGACTGGGTATAGCAACTACATGGGGCCACCAGGGGCCCAGAAAGAGCAAATTTATTGAAATGTAATTGAATCAGTTTTGTCCAGAAATATAAAAGCCAAAGAGCAATATCAGTTGAAATATTGATTGGCAATGATGACAGTGATTGTTGTaagacaggtgtcagtgtccacagtcaactgtgttttacatcatcatgggctgagaggctgctgtgcaaGAAAGAAGCCTTAGTTTCCAATAATAATTGAATCATGAAAGACTATAAAAATGAGGAAGCCTTTTCCCTGTAACCACTGGCATAAC is a window from the Acanthopagrus latus isolate v.2019 chromosome 5, fAcaLat1.1, whole genome shotgun sequence genome containing:
- the sdf2l1 gene encoding stromal cell-derived factor 2-like protein 1, translated to MEIIHAVHVLAKSLLIVLLWSDCEGRDSELDYVTCGSLVKLLNTRHNVRLHSHDVKYGSGSGQQSVTGVENADDANSYWQIRGKPNLPCQRGAAIKCGQAIRITHMKTGRNLHTHHFSSPLSNNQEVSAFGENGEGDDLDVWAVQCDGTYWERDEAVRFKHVGTDAFLSVTGEQYGHPIRGQREVHGMSSPNQHNWWRSMEGVFIQPNMEPLHHDEL